A stretch of Desulfofalx alkaliphila DSM 12257 DNA encodes these proteins:
- a CDS encoding hydrogenase iron-sulfur subunit, giving the protein MSDFKPKIIAFCCYYCAYAAADVAGSLRLQYAPEVRLIEMPCSGRVDPVILLKAFEEGADGVYVAGCLEGDCHFLKGNLRAKKRVQYVQEKLAELGIEPERLAMYNLSGAQGNVFARVADEFTQRIKQLGPSPIRGCGR; this is encoded by the coding sequence ATGAGCGACTTTAAACCGAAAATCATAGCCTTTTGCTGCTACTATTGCGCCTATGCTGCCGCCGATGTGGCCGGATCGCTGCGGCTACAGTATGCGCCGGAAGTAAGACTAATAGAAATGCCCTGCTCCGGGCGAGTGGACCCGGTGATATTGCTGAAGGCCTTTGAGGAAGGGGCCGACGGCGTATATGTGGCCGGCTGTTTAGAGGGAGATTGCCACTTCTTAAAGGGCAATCTGCGGGCCAAAAAACGGGTGCAATATGTGCAAGAAAAACTTGCCGAACTGGGAATAGAGCCGGAGCGGTTGGCCATGTATAACTTGAGCGGCGCCCAGGGTAATGTCTTTGCCCGGGTGGCCGATGAATTTACCCAAAGGATAAAACAATTGGGGCCCAGCCCCATCAGGGGGTGTGGTAGATGA
- a CDS encoding methylenetetrahydrofolate reductase C-terminal domain-containing protein gives MIIAEQKPISEVAAFIDKFDRVLLVGCGGCASVCLAGGEAEAEMLATGLRILRKKQGGSLETLVTTVTRQCDPEFIEKLSDTVDTVDAVISLGCGVGVQFLAERFTDKLVLPALNTAFAGGTVSPGLWEERCSLCGQCMLHLTGGICPISRCAKSIQNGPCGGSQLGKCEIHPDTPCAWQLIYDRLVKLNRLDLMLEYRPAKDWSHERSGGPRRMVREDAQL, from the coding sequence ATGATTATTGCGGAGCAAAAGCCGATAAGCGAAGTGGCTGCCTTTATCGACAAATTTGATAGGGTGCTCTTGGTGGGCTGTGGGGGATGTGCCAGTGTATGCCTGGCCGGGGGCGAAGCCGAGGCAGAAATGCTGGCCACCGGGCTGCGTATTTTACGCAAAAAACAAGGGGGCAGCTTAGAAACCCTTGTCACCACCGTCACCCGCCAGTGCGACCCTGAGTTTATTGAAAAACTTTCAGATACTGTGGACACTGTGGATGCAGTGATATCTTTAGGTTGCGGAGTGGGCGTACAATTTTTGGCCGAGCGCTTTACCGATAAATTGGTGCTGCCGGCCCTAAACACCGCCTTTGCCGGCGGTACCGTCAGCCCGGGCCTGTGGGAAGAGCGCTGCAGCCTGTGCGGCCAATGTATGCTGCACCTCACCGGAGGAATTTGCCCAATAAGCAGATGTGCTAAAAGCATACAAAACGGCCCCTGTGGCGGTTCGCAGTTGGGCAAGTGTGAAATTCACCCTGATACCCCCTGTGCCTGGCAGCTGATATATGATCGTTTGGTAAAACTAAACCGGCTGGACTTAATGTTAGAATACCGCCCGGCCAAGGATTGGTCCCATGAGCGTTCCGGTGGCCCCAGACGGATGGTGAGGGAGGATGCACAGCTATGA
- a CDS encoding methylenetetrahydrofolate reductase, translating into MKSGSKLEQVLTGGRFAVTAEIGPPKHANAEGIIKHGKVLKDYIHAANITDNQTAIARLSSIAAGVHLHNCGLEPVIQVTCRDRNRLAIQSDLLGAYSLGLRNVLCLSGDHQKFGNHPQSKNVFDIDSIQLLDMVRGMRDGKKFQCGEEIKQHHPKFFIGAAANPFADPFEFRVLRLEKKINAGADFIQTQCIFDMERFEKFMAMVRQRGLHKKTYILAGVTPLKSARAAKFMQQRVAGMLVPDEIIERMERAEDQRAEGIKICVEQIKHLKKIEGVAGVHIMAIAWEEVVPEIVEKAL; encoded by the coding sequence ATGAAAAGCGGAAGTAAACTAGAACAGGTACTCACCGGGGGCCGGTTTGCGGTGACTGCAGAAATAGGCCCACCCAAACATGCCAATGCTGAGGGCATTATTAAACACGGCAAGGTGCTTAAGGACTATATTCATGCTGCCAATATCACCGATAACCAAACGGCCATTGCCCGGCTATCCAGCATTGCCGCCGGTGTGCACCTGCACAACTGTGGCTTGGAACCGGTAATTCAGGTAACCTGCCGGGATAGAAATCGCCTGGCCATACAGAGTGATTTGCTGGGGGCATATAGTTTAGGTCTGCGCAACGTCTTGTGCTTATCCGGAGACCACCAAAAATTTGGCAATCATCCCCAAAGTAAAAACGTTTTTGATATTGATTCCATTCAACTGCTAGATATGGTGCGGGGCATGCGGGATGGTAAAAAGTTTCAGTGTGGGGAGGAAATTAAGCAGCATCATCCAAAATTTTTTATCGGTGCCGCTGCCAACCCCTTTGCCGACCCCTTTGAGTTTCGGGTGCTGCGACTGGAAAAGAAAATCAATGCCGGAGCCGACTTTATTCAAACCCAGTGCATCTTTGACATGGAGCGCTTTGAAAAATTTATGGCCATGGTACGCCAACGGGGACTGCACAAAAAAACCTATATCTTAGCAGGGGTTACCCCGTTAAAATCTGCCCGGGCGGCAAAATTCATGCAGCAGCGGGTGGCAGGGATGCTTGTTCCCGATGAAATAATTGAACGGATGGAAAGGGCCGAAGACCAAAGGGCTGAAGGGATAAAAATATGCGTAGAGCAAATTAAACATTTGAAAAAGATAGAGGGTGTGGCCGGAGTACACATTATGGCCATCGCCTGGGAGGAAGTCGTGCCTGAAATAGTAGAAAAAGCGCTGTAA
- a CDS encoding glycerate kinase, which produces MKIVIAPDSFKESLTAWEAAAAMERGFREELPAAEIVKVPMADGGEGTVQSLVDATGGKILKKVVTGPLGQPVEAFYGILGSGKTAVIEMAAASGLHLVPAARRNPLVTTTWGTGELILAALDEGVEHIIIGIGGSATNDGGAGMAQALGVKLLNHGGSDIAYGGGALAELSSIDMSVLDKRLKKVKLEVACDVDNPLVGPNGASAVYGPQKGATADMVNTLDQNLTNYANVIEKQLGKEVKNLPGAGAAGGLGAGLVAFFNAELKRGVEIVIAATNLEEDVKDAALVVTGEGAINKQTIQGKVPVGVAKVAKKYKIPVIAIAGLLAEDSPVVHRHGIDAIFSCINTVCSLEEALANAEENIYRCAKNVAAVWKMGKSF; this is translated from the coding sequence ATGAAAATAGTAATAGCACCTGATTCTTTTAAAGAAAGTTTAACGGCATGGGAAGCTGCCGCCGCCATGGAAAGGGGTTTTCGGGAGGAGCTGCCCGCTGCCGAAATTGTAAAGGTACCGATGGCAGATGGCGGTGAAGGCACGGTGCAATCACTGGTGGATGCCACCGGTGGTAAAATTCTTAAAAAAGTAGTTACCGGCCCCTTGGGGCAACCGGTGGAAGCCTTTTACGGCATATTGGGAAGCGGCAAAACAGCGGTGATAGAAATGGCTGCAGCCTCCGGCTTGCACCTGGTACCGGCGGCAAGGCGCAACCCGCTGGTTACCACCACCTGGGGCACCGGGGAATTGATTTTGGCGGCTTTAGACGAGGGAGTAGAACACATCATCATCGGCATCGGGGGCAGTGCCACCAACGACGGCGGTGCCGGGATGGCCCAAGCCCTGGGGGTAAAGCTGTTAAACCATGGGGGAAGTGACATCGCTTATGGCGGCGGGGCACTGGCTGAACTAAGCTCCATTGATATGTCGGTTTTAGATAAGCGCCTAAAGAAGGTAAAACTGGAAGTGGCCTGTGATGTGGACAACCCCTTGGTGGGTCCCAATGGTGCTTCGGCGGTTTACGGTCCCCAAAAGGGTGCCACTGCTGACATGGTAAACACACTGGATCAAAACCTGACTAACTACGCCAATGTAATAGAAAAACAATTGGGTAAAGAGGTGAAAAACCTTCCCGGTGCCGGCGCTGCAGGGGGACTGGGGGCCGGGCTGGTGGCTTTTTTTAACGCCGAGCTTAAAAGAGGGGTGGAAATTGTTATTGCTGCCACCAACCTAGAAGAAGATGTAAAAGACGCTGCCCTGGTTGTCACCGGGGAAGGTGCCATAAACAAGCAAACAATTCAAGGCAAAGTCCCCGTGGGGGTGGCTAAGGTGGCTAAAAAATATAAGATTCCGGTAATAGCTATTGCCGGTCTGCTGGCCGAAGACAGCCCTGTGGTGCACCGGCACGGCATAGATGCTATCTTTAGTTGTATAAATACTGTTTGCAGCTTAGAAGAGGCTTTGGCCAATGCAGAAGAAAATATCTACCGCTGTGCCAAAAACGTTGCCGCGGTCTGGAAAATGGGCAAAAGCTTTTAG
- a CDS encoding GNAT family N-acetyltransferase — MPCDIPLSVQKKVLHFAEKTLNIKLHLARHILFPNSIFITSSKNSDHYSEDVFLLIFDIKVNNRFQKQGNITYYQIPRQLRHKGLATKVYYMLENELKSLGCQFMSVDATIDPEDWDHNTLPFWHQLGFKPLVKVNKDDDTCPMVKKI; from the coding sequence GTGCCATGTGACATCCCGCTGTCAGTACAAAAAAAGGTGCTTCATTTTGCAGAAAAAACACTAAATATCAAACTGCACTTAGCACGTCACATTTTATTTCCCAATAGCATTTTTATCACCAGCAGCAAAAACAGCGATCACTATTCCGAAGATGTTTTTTTGCTAATTTTCGATATTAAAGTAAATAACCGTTTTCAAAAACAAGGTAACATTACCTATTATCAAATTCCCCGGCAGTTGAGACATAAAGGCCTGGCAACAAAGGTTTATTACATGCTGGAAAATGAACTCAAATCCCTGGGTTGCCAATTTATGTCTGTTGATGCCACAATAGATCCGGAAGACTGGGATCACAACACTCTTCCTTTTTGGCATCAACTAGGTTTTAAACCGCTGGTAAAAGTAAACAAAGATGATGATACCTGCCCAATGGTTAAAAAAATATAA